From a single Lolium rigidum isolate FL_2022 chromosome 7, APGP_CSIRO_Lrig_0.1, whole genome shotgun sequence genomic region:
- the LOC124672079 gene encoding uncharacterized protein LOC124672079, with the protein MCTAWLLPETPLTATATSLFCRSRANCQELNEHNPFLCLTGPSRAILADNSVSFEVELKIKYGSKSQDIVLFSSVASYHSSYHAALFPSGVCSAELSLGKLARAVQATILSVCVVEGPWPFKYGARIACSLSAAETNDPLSREVVLLDIHGEEKMPDNDHFHLSRNVVSVELQGTLRVAIQAYTPSCAIAQQSHVDFPAKYCQTSIGECLFGNSKVKIIIAWSLLVKERLDLMLDGYLA; encoded by the exons ATGTGTACGGCGTGGTTGCTGCCCGAGACACCGTTGACCGCAACCGCAACCTCGCTCTTTTGTAGGTCAAGGGCTAACTGCCAGGAACTAAATGAACAT AACCCCTTTTTGTGCTTGACTGGTCCGTCTCGTGCAATATTGGCTGATAACTCTGTTTCCTTTGAAGTTGAACTGAAGATAAAGTATGGAAGTAAGTCACAAGATATAGTATTATTCAGCTCTGTCGCTAGTTACCACTCCAGTTACCACGCAGCCTTGTTTCCAAGCGGTGTTTGTAGTGCAGAGTTAAGTTTAGGGAAACTTGCTAGAGCAGTCCAGGCCACAATCCTTAGTGTTTGTGTTGTTGAAGGACCCTGGCCTTTTAAATATGGTGCCCGCATTGCTTGTTCCCTGTCTGCTGCAGAGACTAATGATCCCTTATCTAGGGAAGTTGTGTTGCTGGATATTCATGGTGAAGAAAAAATGCCAGACAATGACCACTTTCATCTGTCTAGGAATGTTGTTTCAGTAGAATTGCAAGGAACACTGAGAGTTGCCATACAAGCCTACACACCATCTTGTGCCATTGCTCAACAGTCCCATGTCGACTTCCCTGCCAAGTATTGCCAAACATCTATAGGTGAATGCCTTTTTGGCAACTCTAAAGTGAAGATCATTATTGCTTGGTCCCTCCTGGTGAAAGAAAGGTTAGATCTCATGTTGGATGGATATCTTGCCTAG